From one Enterococcus sp. DIV2402 genomic stretch:
- a CDS encoding PTS transporter subunit EIIC: MKENVSQAMQKFSRSVIVPVKFMAVMGLFLAFSVILQLQFMPSFLQTFGTLIKTMMDSMLNNLSLIFCIGIASSLANKKKVEASLIALISFLFFLAANNAWLILTNQIANPGEMGLFGTGQGMVLGFQVVDMNVFLGMIIGCIVGYFHNKFSDKKFVDFLSIYGESRFTFMLLIPVILILAVTMCYIWPIVNGLISSLSGFILTTGLIGVFVYSFGNRFLIPTGLHHLLWMPFCFTALGGTAEINGQVYSGAANIFYAQMANASTITTLDPSLRFATFGFVKIFGSIAVALAIIYCAKKERKDEVKGMVLPSMFVASVAGITEPLDFSFLFVSPLLWFVHSVLTAISETLLWALGARTYMLYGLIDTIVSNSAFSPSVTKFYIVIIVGIIMSVIWFVIFVFLIRKLDIKTPGRENLELAAEDNVITTSEVEENSQSELLNSNDVALVIDGLGGPNNIEHVTNCFTRLRVTVKDENKVEKGILEKVSQQKGIVENGKNIQVVIGMGVQTFKEEVCDVLGITE; encoded by the coding sequence ATGAAAGAAAATGTTAGTCAAGCAATGCAAAAATTTTCTCGATCTGTTATCGTTCCTGTAAAATTCATGGCTGTTATGGGTTTATTCTTAGCTTTTTCAGTTATTTTACAGCTTCAATTTATGCCTAGTTTTCTACAAACATTTGGCACATTGATAAAAACCATGATGGATAGCATGTTGAATAATTTATCATTAATTTTTTGTATAGGTATCGCTTCTTCTTTAGCTAACAAGAAAAAGGTTGAAGCCTCCCTCATCGCTTTGATTTCATTTCTTTTTTTTCTAGCAGCGAATAATGCATGGTTAATTCTAACGAATCAAATCGCTAATCCAGGAGAAATGGGATTGTTTGGGACAGGGCAAGGAATGGTTTTAGGTTTTCAAGTTGTTGATATGAATGTATTTTTAGGAATGATTATTGGTTGTATAGTTGGTTACTTCCACAATAAATTTTCAGATAAAAAATTTGTTGATTTCTTAAGTATTTATGGTGAATCTCGCTTTACGTTCATGTTACTTATTCCTGTCATTTTAATTTTAGCAGTAACAATGTGTTATATTTGGCCAATTGTCAATGGATTGATTTCATCACTATCTGGCTTTATTTTAACAACAGGGTTAATTGGCGTATTCGTGTACTCATTCGGAAATCGCTTCTTAATCCCTACTGGTCTTCATCACCTATTATGGATGCCGTTTTGTTTTACCGCACTTGGCGGTACAGCAGAAATCAATGGGCAAGTGTATAGCGGTGCAGCAAACATTTTTTATGCGCAAATGGCTAATGCTAGCACAATTACTACCTTAGACCCCTCTTTAAGATTTGCAACATTCGGTTTTGTAAAAATATTTGGTTCGATTGCAGTTGCTTTAGCAATCATCTACTGTGCGAAAAAAGAAAGAAAAGATGAAGTAAAAGGGATGGTTTTACCTTCAATGTTTGTTGCATCTGTAGCAGGTATCACCGAACCTTTAGATTTCTCCTTCTTATTTGTTTCGCCTCTACTATGGTTCGTTCATAGCGTATTAACTGCTATCTCAGAAACACTTTTATGGGCATTAGGCGCAAGGACATATATGCTCTATGGATTGATAGACACCATTGTATCAAATTCAGCATTTAGTCCAAGTGTAACCAAGTTTTATATTGTGATTATCGTAGGAATTATTATGAGTGTCATTTGGTTCGTAATCTTTGTTTTCTTGATTAGAAAATTAGATATTAAAACTCCTGGCAGAGAGAATTTAGAATTAGCCGCTGAGGATAATGTTATAACTACCTCAGAAGTAGAAGAAAATAGTCAATCAGAATTGTTAAATTCTAATGACGTTGCTTTAGTCATTGATGGATTAGGTGGTCCAAATAACATTGAACATGTAACAAATTGTTTTACAAGATTAAGAGTTACTGTAAAAGACGAAAACAAAGTTGAAAAAGGGATATTAGAAAAAGTTTCTCAACAAAAAGGGATCGTTGAAAATGGAAAAAATATTCAAGTTGTTATTGGTATGGGTGTACAAACTTTCAAAGAAGAAGTATGCGATGTCTTAGGAATTACAGAATAA